In the genome of Lathyrus oleraceus cultivar Zhongwan6 chromosome 4, CAAS_Psat_ZW6_1.0, whole genome shotgun sequence, the window CATATTAACACCTTCTCATAAACATTATAGGTTCAAAGCTTATGGATAATAAAAACTTAGTTTTGCTTGAGGTTTGTGGCATTTGCTAATCATTGGggcaaaaccctaatttcttggTCTTTGGGACATGGATTCAAGGAGACCACATAACATGACATCAAAACCCTGATTCTTGGCTTTGTTCCTCTAGGATCTTGTGATTAACTCTTGAGCATTGCCTTGGTCctgaaaccctaatcagggatgCTTGGTACTTGGATGCCCTTATGATTTGACTTTTGACATTGTAATTGATTGAAACCATAACTTATTGGCTGACCATCTTATCACACATCTTGTCACCTAACCTGCATTCATTCATATGGTGTTTTCAAGCTTTTAAGTTTTGATTCATGGTTTTTGAATCCATTCATATGGTGTTCTCAACATCATCAATCCACATTCATTTTTTGAGTCATTATAACTCATACAAAATCCATTCAAATATCTTTTTTATTCACATTTTGTTCATGTACATACAAAAGTTGAATAAGTTGGCCAAATATGTTATAGTTGACTTTtagtcaatagttgaccaaagtcaattgACTTTTCCTTGACCCCTAAAACCTATTTCCATTCATTCTTCCATGTTTCACATTTAAAATCCCGATTTCATTGGTTTTTTCATGCATAAGGGACTTGGTATGTTTCTTGGTCCATTTATTGGTCAGACCACCATTTGGTCCAAAAAATCAGGTCCATGATCATGTCTATTTCTTGGTCAGACCACCATTTGGACCAAGAAATCTGGTCCATGACCAGGTCCATTTCTTGGTCAGAGCAGGCCACAGACCAACCAAACCATTTTTAAACCTTATTCCACTTTCGAACCGTTTGACCATTTTTAATCCTCATTTCATTTTTAAATCTCATTTCATTCAAATATTACCATTTTATCCATAACATGCCATGTTGATCGACATTGTTGTATTCATATTTCAAATAAATATTTCACATATTTTCAAACCAATCCTAAACCAATTTTTCCAACATTTCAATTCAAATTACATTACAtttcaattcaatttcaatccAAATTACATATGCATTTCAATTCAAATTTCAATTCACATTTCATTTTAAGTGCAATCCAACATTTCAATTCATATACATTTTGTACATTTTGCATTCAAATTATAACATACATTTCCAATCATATTTTCAACATCAATTGGCAAATCCCATTCATATTGTTTCAATTACAACAAATCCATGGTTTACATGTACATTACAATGTTTAATTCACAAATTTACAAAAAAATTACAAACGCTAAGTCCATTCTCCATGCCAAAACAATCTCCAAGCCAATTCCAAGCTCCATTCCATATGCCTAGCAAGCAATTCctcaaaccatttccaacacAAGCAAGCATGAGTAACTCCAAAACATCCCTGCACTTCACAACAAATTCAAAGCCCAGTTAAacattcaaaccaatttcaatTACTCATTAACCAAACtaacaatttgaaaattcaaCAAGTTAACAATTGGAAGCAAAATTTCATTaacaaaaaaaatcattttttccATTCCACTGTAAATTTACACGCAAATGACATTAATTGAAATTGAAGCTAAATTCAAATTGAAACTAAATTCATTCTCACCATTTGAATTTGAATCTCTAACTAAAATGCATTTGTAACTAACTGATAATTTGAGGTGAATTTCATTTGGATTTGGTAACAGAAATTTCTATTGCTATAAATATCATTCTTCACTCATTtcataaaaaaatccaaaatcaTTTCTTCAAACTTCTTCATTCAATCATCGAATACACAAAATCCTCTTCACGCAAGCATCAAATTCATGCAAAACGCAAATGAAACTCACATAAACAACAAACAACGCAACATAAGGAGCATAATTTAGAGACGAGGAAGAAGTGTGCAAAGAATTTGTACATGTTCTTACAAGTCGCGTCGAAACCGGCGACTCTTCATTCTTCTTACTTCAATCTACAATTTATTTCGATTTCGCGTCGACGCCATTGCAATTTTGATATTTGTTGTTGGACGCAATTTGAATCCGTGAATTGAAGTTTCAAATCATTGAATTGAGATGATGTTGGTGAAGGAAAATCCATGAGCGACGAGGTTGAGTTCTGAACGCGAATCATGAGCGGAGGAAAAAAACACGCGATGTTGATGTTGCTAACTTATGGAATCAGCGCGTTTTGAGCGTTCTTCATGTTTGAACGCGAAATAATCGATTGAGAACGAAGGTGGAAAACGCGATGTCGAAGGTGGAAGAATTGCGTTGCTCTGGCTTTTTACATAAGCGATTTTCTTTTCCATTTGGTTTCAGCTATGTGTACGCGTTCTTTGTTGATGTCCTTTGGATTCAGTATGGGCCTAAGGCCCAAACAAGGACTTTCTTTGAATTACCCCCTGCCATGGGTCTGCACCCCCTCCTTCATGTTCATATCATTTAATTCCAATTAATTTAATCTAGTTAAATTGATCGATTTTAATTAACTTCAGATTTAAGTTCCAGTTTCTATTTTTTGTGCTTATAGACTAATTGTGATTAATTGTAATAATTAGAAATTCATATGATTAATTGTAATTGTGATTAATCGAAATAATTATGATTAATATGTTAATTATGATTAATTGTGGTTAATTGTAATCATTGGAAATTTTAGGATTAAGTTAATAAACTTAGCTTAATTTTTCATCATGTATTCatgtattatttttaattaattagttagttttaattaattctaaataaTCTTGTTTACTAATTCCATTAATCAAATTTTGTGCATAGTGACCATTTTGCCCCTAGGGACTAGGAACTCCTAATTTTACATGCTCCCTTAACTTAAGGTTTGTTTAGGTTTAATTGACAATTTTAATCATTTGGTTCTCATGTGAATTTTGTAATTTGATTGATTCTACCTTATCCATTACATGTTCCCATAGTTTAGGGTTTTGCTTAAAATTAACTGATTTAGTTTGACTGAGTAATCCATTCATTAGATTGTATATAAATTAACTAATCTTTTCCCATTGGTTGTGTTGATCAAAGTTTACTTTGATCAATCAAATTCTTTGCGTCGTGCTTAATTCCCCAAGCCTATTCAAGTGATTGAAAGACCCTCGATCACTTGATAGGGCAAGTCCCTTGCGTTCAAGCTGTACTGGACCTCTAGAGCTCAAGACCTCAGGATTCAAGATCAAGAGCTCATGACCTCAAGATTCAAGATCAAGAGTTCAAGACTTCAAGTCAGTACAAGACATTCACATTGCAAACAGATTGGGCTACAGTTCAAGCATAACAAAGGTGTATCAACACCTGTCAATCTTGATTCAAGTTgtgtgccatgagccttaagaaacAAAGAATGATGAGATGGAGTTTCTTATACCCTTGTCTAAAGTGCCTTTGAGTACGAGGCGTAAGCCCTGGCTATTCAAAGCATCCACCTtcgttcatagactttagtataattcaaatcaaatgattgtcaagtTTTATCTTCATAAACAACATTGCATTCAACAAAGGAGCATCAACACTTGTCAATCTTGATTCAAGTTATTttccatgagccttaagcaataaagaatgatgagatgaagtttctcctacccttgtgTTAGAGTACCTTTGCACACGAGGCGTATCCCCTAGATATTCAAAGTATTCACCTTCGTTCATAGACTTAGTACAATTCGAATCAAATGATTGCCAAATCTTTTCTTCAATGTTACACTATCATAATCAATAATCAGAATCTCCTAACAACTACTTATCAATCACGATGAGAGTTGCAtaccatgagccttaagcaacgAAGAATGATGAGATGAAGTTTCTCTTACTCTTGTCTATAGTACCTTTGTGTACGGGACGTAGGTCCTAGCTATTCAAAGTATTcaccttcattcatagactttagtgtaagTCGAATCAAGTACTTCACAAGATCTCCCACCATTAGTAATATGAATTACAtagctctgaattccttattgcactatgaggatacgtaggcatgatgactctaatcctcaccgagcattTTATATATTCTATTCCCTTTCCCGTTATCCTTTTAcgagtaacctttagataataacacccaTCCGAGCATATgacaatcaaaacggttcccattgagtacaacaaatatgagggatgttaataccctccccttgcataaccgacttccttacccttttgCTCTTCCCcggattttatcgatattttcccttttcctcCAGAAATAAATAAATTTCGATGGCGAATatgttgtatcttcgagcgtgcaATGTGTTCGGGTATATTTTCTCTAGCTTCATTCACGTTGAAGTCTTGATTCAGTGGAAACAACTACTAGGTTTTGAAGGATCATGGGAATCCTTTGACACTATCAACCAATAGTTTTTTGCTTTTCACCTTGAGGACAAAAGGAGAAACTTTCTTTTGGTAGTGGAGTATTGTTAGTATTCCTCCTATCGAGTTTGTCTATACTAAGCGTGAAGTCAAAAGCCCAAGTAATTAGGTATAATTTATGTTATTTAGTATTTTAAATAGAATAAAAATGACAATAAGTGGTCATCATATTGTTGTAAATTGTGGTTTGATTAGGGGAGAAACTAGGCTTTATAGTTCCTAAAGGTTGGTTTATTGTGTAAGTATTTCCTTTAATTGAAAGTTACACTTTATTGTTGTGTTTGTAACAATTTCCATTGAATAAAGATATTACCACTTTGTAATTGCTCTTGCATATATCATTTATCATATTCTATCGGATCTTATCGTCTTTCTTAGTCCCTTGCTCAAAAAATGATATATGGGGTCTAGGGAATTTTCTATTATCCGAAATGATCTTGCATGTGTTTTACATACCTTACATTCATTGTTCATGATGAGCTACATTCACCTCCCCAAAGAAATCTCATGTAATGGTATTAATGGTGTGCATAGGTTGGTGATCATCCTTATAAATATATAGGTTGGCCTTCTCTTTAGAGTGATCTCAACCTAGTTTGTTTTGTACAAACTTATTTCTAACCAAGTTCCTTATACATATTTTTTCAGATATCCTTGTTAGATCGACCTCCCGCTCTCCCTTTTTAGTTGGAAACAATTATTATATTGTGCACTTTCAACCCCATGGTAAGTCCACCCTATATTTTTATTTGAATCAAAATTTTCCATCAAATTAGATCTTATATAAAGGTATAAGAGAGAACATCTTATTATTTTTCAATATACATGATAACTTTAACATCTTAGAATGACAAACAAACAAATTTGATACAAGTCAAAGAAGTAGAGACATGGTTTAtcaatttcaaaaaatttaaaatttaaaaataaccaataataaaaaatttaaggACAAAGTAGTCTATTCACTTAAAATCCAATTACCCTTTATCACAAAAACGAAAACAGGGGCGTATCAACTATCAAGGTCTGTTTAATTTTACTTGAATGACTACTCCACGTTTTGCAATCACAGTTAATGGAGCAGAATCCACGGGTTAATTTATAGAAATATAAAACGAcaaaaagaagaaggagaaaaagaacCGAATACGGTCCAAGACACCAATGTTACGGTTTGCGATTACGACGTGGCAAATATGTAATTGCACTCGCCGAGGACAATCTAGTAAACTCACATAAAAGACTTTCATTCGCTTCGTAAAATAACAGACATAGCTACTACAACTTTGAAAGAgggaaaaataaaaaataaaagaatcgaaccaaaaaaaaaacagaaacAAACTCATAACCCATAATTCACTCTTTCCCCTTTCACTTCTTTTCTTTGTTTTTGGTTCGTTTCTTAACCGACGAAACCACCAAACATTTCATTCCCTTTTCTGATTTTGATGCATTAAACATTAAACGACAATGGACGACTCCGAGGTAAACCGTTTCACTCCACTCTTTTTCAACTGTTTCTTCCGCCGCCTACCGCGGTGTTGTTTAGTTGATTCTTGTTTTTTAGGGGTTTATTATAGGGTAATAATGTTTGAAGGTTTGTTTTTGATTATGTGATTATGTGGGGTTTTGGgttttgatttttgatttttgattggTTGGTTTCTTTGTTGTTTTGTTGTGGTTTTGATCAGAAATTAACTGCTTTGAAGAAGGCTTATGCCGATATCATACTCAATACGGCTAAGGAAGCAGCGGCGAGAATAATGGTTTCTGAGAGAAAATCCACTCGATTTCAACAAGAGCTTGCCTATACTAAGGATGAAGCACTTCGCATGGTTCTTAGACTCAAACAAATGCTTGATTCTAAGGTTTGATATAAAGTGTTgctttttgtttttattaaagTTGTTTTCTTTTGCCTTTTTCTGAATTGCTCTATGTTTgcatttgattttttttttggttcAAAGTTTGGTTTTTGTTTGATTTGAATACTTGGTCGGGGTTTATTTACCCTATTTTTGTTGGGTGAAGTTGGTTTCTTCTGTGTGTGGTGTTAATTGGTTGAGAAAGTTACGAGCTTTCTGTTTTATGTATATGGAATTGTAGAATTGTTGATTCGCTTCTTGCGTCGTCTTTCAAGAATAACACTTCTTTCTGTTATGTCTGTTAAACTCTTTTGAAGAATATTAAGGATGGATTCTACCTTTTTAATATGATATTCATCGTGGTGGTTGAAGGATGCAATCGACATGCATTTGAGGGTATTTGATATATTTATCAATTGTGTCTGCACTTTTGTTGATGATAAGTCTTGCTTGAGAATGAAGCTGACTTGATTGTGAATGTTGGCTTGGTTTAACAGTTATATACTCTTTATTTTTCTGTTAGGTTTGATATGGCGAATTTTTCAGGTCAAAGAAGCAGAACTGACATCATTGAGTCAGCAAAAGAAGATCGAGGAGCTCGAAGCTCAGCTCCAGGAAGCTGAGGAAATAGTTAGAGACCTTAGGGCTGAGTTGCGAGAAACACAGGCGGAGCTCGAGAATGTCACGAAAAAACATGAAGCGCATCCCCCAGTCGAACAAAACATGAAGGATGAAATTGCAGCTAATGGAAGTTTTCTGCAGGAGAACAGACTTGAACCTTCTGATGCAACTGTGCATTCTGAACCTGATTTACAGTTTGAATCGGTCTCAGTTTCTGATACTGTGTGTCCTACTGTAAATGGAATAGAAAATGGAAGTACGTTCTGCGTGTCTCGTGATCATGCAAACAGTTTCTATATTCATAATCCGGATTTTGCATCCATAGTCATTAGGAGGAAAGAGCCTGAACTCTACAGAAATGGATGTACTCAGAGAATACGAGCACTTGAAAGGAGCATTTTTGATGGAAATGTATCTGTTGCTGGAGATTTAGACAATGCACGGGATGAAACTTTAGCAGGGGCGCATGAAGAAGATAAGGAAGCAACTGTTGCAGCTAATGGCAAAGCTAATATTATTTGCGAAAATGAAAAACCAGATGAACTTGAAGTTGTAAAAGAAGGTGCTGACCTTGTCAAATGTCTACCTTTGATAAAAAATCGGAGATTTAGGAAGAGGAAGACTCATCTCTCTAGATTGCATTCTCACCGGCTTAAGGAAACAACTAAAGAATCATATTTGTCTGCTAATGGCAAAGCTAATATTATTTGCGAAAATGAAAAACCAGATGAACTTGAAGTTGTAAAAGAAGGTGCCGACCTTGTCAAATGTCTACCTTTGATAAAAAACCGGAGATTTAGGAAGAGGAAGACTCATCTCTCTAGATTGCATTCTGACCAGCTTAAGGAAACAACTAAAGAATCATATTTGTCTGCTGCCAAAGATTCTCCTCATGTATTGGATGACAATGACACTTCCAAGGTGAATTCTTCTATAGCACATGAAAATGAAGCTCGGAAGAATCTAATGTCTCATGTGGCTGAAGCACCCACTGATGCAACTGCAACAGTTGAACAACCAGATAAACTTCAAGTGGTTAAAGCAGGTGGCGACCTTATCAAAGACCTAGTTCATAGAAAGCGCAAAAGATTTCGGATAAGGAGGACTCGTCGATCTAGATTGCATTCTGATCTGGTTAAGGAAGCAAATAAAGAATCAAACCTGACTCGTGCAAAAGATTCTGATCATGTATTAGGTAACAATAACAATGACAGTTCTACAGTGAATTCTTCTGTGGCACATGAAAATGAAGCTCAGAAGGATCTAATGTCTCCTTTTGCCAAAGCACCCAAAGATGCAACTACAGCAGTTGAGCGATTGGGATCTCATACCAATACTGAAAAAGGGGAAATATTTCTTAAAGGCTGCAGTTCTAAGAACAAGATTGAAGATGATAAGGAATCATTGGATAAATCAGATTTGACAAGACAAGAGAGTTTATCTACTGAAAGTATAAAGGTTCCGAGCTGTACTGATGTTGTTGAGGTAGCTGGTGATGGGTCACCAGATAAAATGGACTCAAAAGTATCCAATAAAGATGAGAAAGTTTCTAGTCGATTCGAAAATGATAAGCTTCTCAAGTACACATTCCAGAGAAAGCGTAAGAAGGGGTCTGTTAGCAGCGGTGATGTAGGCTGCTCTCCAGATAATAGCAGTTCAAAGAAAATTTGTGGAGAGAAGCAAAATGGCCATGCGGAGCCTCAGAAATCTTGTACAATGACCGAGTCATCTCGGGAGAGCCGACGACTAGCACAAGTTGCTCGCCAGGTTGGTGACACACACTCACGTGTATATATTTATGCATATGAATGTTCTCTTTCTTTCTGTCTTTCACTGTATTGGGTATGCACGTTTCTGTTTACCTATTTATCCATGTGCAAACTACGTAGTTTTGTATCAGTGTTTAATGAACTACTGCTCTATTTCAAAGATGGTTGTGGCAACAACTGGACAGGCGCAATTGGTTACATTCACGGTTATTTTGTGAAGTTTTGCATACCTTGGTAGAAATAGACCAATAGTTCCTATAAATGGCATTTTTGTGAGCCTTAAAAGTTTTTACAAGAGATGCTCACTAATATAAACTGTGCTTGGCCAACCTGTGTGATGTCACCACCACCCAACACTGTCATCTCTGGTCAGACATGTTGACAATCATGCATTTTCACCCTCATCAGCTTCACCATGACCTGTGTAATATAAATTGTTTGCACACCTAGCGGGATTTGAATCTGAGACCTTGAGAGGAGCACACTCTCAGCCATGACACGTTGAAGTTGGCCAATAGTTTGTCATCTGCTTTGTTGCAAAGCCCCACAGTTTATATCTCATCTCAATCTAGCCTCTTCCTCCCCATCAAAATGATTTCTGTTCTTCACTTCATGCGTGCTTATAATTTCTGATTCTTGATTCCCAAAATTGAGTTGTTTTCTCAATTCTCCGCCCTTTGTTTCTCCCTCCCTCATCATCACAATCACATACTTTTCATCTTTCTTGACTCTCGTATCCTATGTAACAAATAGGCTACCTATATGATTCCAATTGACTTTGACTTCCTGGCTATACTTTGTGGCTTATAGTTGTTCAGGATTGACGTCACATTATTTATCGCCTATGCTCCTTAACTTCTGTGATTGACTTGTTAGTTGTCTTATATTGATGGTCATTATTTGTGCAGTCTAGACTCTGATTCTGACTTTTGATTTTTGATGCTTATGTTATGGTGATGGATATATCTTAATTTAGAGTAATTTACTAATTGTTTTTTACTTCATATAACATGCATTGTCATAGATTTTCACTTCACATAATCATTGTATTGCCTTCAATTTAGAAGGAGGAGCCTAACACATTTCTTCAATCTTTTGGCAGCTTATATCTTTGTCTGAGAAGAAATGGTGGCAGTGAGTAGATTCGTCGTGTATTGTTATGATGAGTAATGTGCTATTGTTTCTGGAGTCAGCGTTTTTATGTTGATGGAGCTGTGGAACATgttaataatataattattacTATAATATTATCTTCTACTTTCCTTTCATCCTTAGATAGCAATTGCTAACAATATATCTATAGAACATTAATTTTATATGTTTTCTTGATGGCCTTTTCTTGGGTTCATGTTTCCAATGCAAATTTTGCTGATTACAAGTTATATTATTCCCACCAATGATTTTGGGTCTGTTGCTAACATTAGAACTATTAAATATATGCATCCTCCATCTCAAAATATTCTGGTCATGTAGTAAATTTTGTATGAGAAACTTTAATAAATTGTTCTTCATTTTAATGATACGAGAGTCAacaacttttcaaaaaaaataaaaatgctAAGAGAAAAATTAAGAGAATTAGAAGAAGGAAGAATAATACAAATAGATGATAGAATAGGGGGAAAAAGGATTAATTTTGCATTAGTAATGTATTATAAATAAAGAAATGTGATTGGAGCTAACTCAATCCTATAAAATTGGTCGGTAGAGTGAAGATTGTtcccacttataaacacatgttcaaCATATCCCCTCACGTTCAGGACTAGACATCTGGAacgtggaaataaatggtgggtgacTCGATAGTGCAAAACCATAATAGGTCGTCTACCGGATCTTAAATGAGACTCTGATATTATGTTAAGAAATGTGATTGAATCTAATTCAACCTTACAAAATCGATTGGTAGAGTGAGGATTGTCCCCTACATATATGATCTGAAATGAAACTCTTAACCTAAATTAAGTcagttttttttataaattaatttgagcaaggaaaaaaagagaaaatttatGATGGTTTAGGAAAATATTTGACCATAATATATCTTTATACTCCGGTTGATAGTCTGATTTGATGGACATGTCCGTTTTGCTCGTATTTTTTTTGCATGATTTTAGGTTTGCACCATTAATGTGTTAACCCCTTTTTTTTCCGCGGATTTTTAGGGGTGCGAGTTATACATATAATTTTGCCATTTTTAGATAAAAAATGTTCAATGTCCACGGACCTGCCTTGTTTTGTCCTAACTTTTTTGTGGGGTGTCTCAAAGTTTTAAGTTCGCATCCTCAAACATGTCTTCCTGTTTTATTGCAGACTTTTGTAGGGCATGCCTGTTTGCCACCAATAATTGGAAGTACGAAAAAAGTACATTGAAAGTGAAAACAAGTTATACTTTTATTTCCTTTAAAAGTTGGCAAGTACACTGAAAGTGAAAATAAGTTATACTTTTATTTCCTTTAAAAGTTGGCATGTTATATATGATCGTAGGTATGGTGGCAAATGGACATGTCCGTCTTGCAAAAGGCCATATAAAAATAAAACAGGGAAGAAGGGTCTGATATAGTTGAGAGTGTGTACCTAAATCTTAACCCACCTTATAAATATATGAGAACAGGGTGGACCCGCGGACATTTCACTTTTTTTTAGCTAAAAAATTGTAaaattttatattaatatttGCGCCGGCAAAAAATTGAGGCAAGATTGAATGAGTCTAAAAATTTTAACTACTCCGCAAAAAAGTGCAGATAAAATAGATATGTCTGACGGACCAATCCCGTTATGACACCCCTAATTATAGAGCAGATCGGAAAGATTAGAAGATCGGAAATATAATTGAACAGGTAGGGATATGTTCGACCTTATCGATTTATCAATTAAACCAATGAATCAATGAGTTCCTATGAATAGTTGAATTGTAAAATATTTGAAACATCCAATCAATAAATCAAGCTttaaacactttattattattatattttattttactttatcattttatatatatttattagACTAGTAGTTCAAAATTCCAACACTATACATAACACTCATTAGAGTAGTTAGAAAATTCATTGAGAGACTGAGTTCCTTCTTCAATAGTGTCTTGAAAACAAGGGAATAGTATAGCCAATACCACTAAAAATTCAAACCACCAGCTTAAGACTGCCCTTTGGCATATGCACATATGATCTGTAAAGAGCCTCAACATCATGGACAAACCACCAACATCATCTACAAGGAGGCTCGTGATAACAAGGACTAGATGGAGGTTCACAAACAGTGAAAATGTTAACATTTATGTCTTTTCTCACTACTTTTGGAGTTGGACTGATTGATCCAACCGAGAAAGAAGTGGTATTGACAATGTCTTTACAATCTTTAGATATGGGGATACATGGCATCATGTATCAAGTCTTTCAACAATATTGCGACATTGTAAAACTCATGGTTCATAATGAGGTCCAAGAAGTTAGGGAGTTAGAGATTAAGCAATCTAATTCGGGTGACAATTTCCTCATGTCTGCTACGCAACAAGTTTAAGGGAACCAAGGTTAGACATAAATTTATACTTAAATCCTATAGATCAATACAATGGTAGAGACTTCCCAAGTCCAAACGACTCCTTTACAATATATACCATTTACTCTTTATAGTTCTTAGCCTAATACATTTACCATGGCTAACCCTGGAGGAAACTCAATGGAGAATGATATATATAATTATACTAATTTTCAACTTGGAATGATACATATGATATGAATGCCACTTGAAACAATTGGGAAAATTTATATGTCGCAATTATCATCTCATGGCAGCACCATTCAAGCGAATAACATGTCCTACATTGTCTTCGGCCTAGTAGCAGGAACTTAAAGACCACTTGTGGATTACTCAATTCATAAGCTATGAGAAAGTTACGCACTTGTGTCGTCTAATCCCGCAACACATCTGCCACGACTTGATGTAATAGTGCCACCCAATGAGTTTGGTGACACCTAGATAAATTATTTGGTTACTTGGTGAACAACCATGGATTACGGTTCCACTTTATCAATGTATAACACCAATGATGTTTGGAACTCCCGAGAGAAACAATGTCAAGGTGAACCAAAAACATGCATGGGGAATCCCCACCTCCGGTTCAATTTCAACATGTTTCAAAAACTTCCAAGACAATGTGTTCTGTCAACCAACTGTAGTTAAGTCTAAACCTCCTAAACCTTTGGTCAACATATGTGAGGGTAGCAGGCATTGATAGAGAGAGTCGAATCTAAAGCACCTTCCATATCCACCCTCTCCAGAACTCAAAAGAGGAGGCAATGGAGAATTTGATCTATACAAAAGATAAAGAAAGCTCTATAATTGATTTCCAAACTTTAGAACCAAAGTGAAAAGTAGATATCATCACATGAAGTTTTAGAAGCGCTAGAAATATGTTTCAACTAGTAGAATAGGAGGCACAACCTGATGATTC includes:
- the LOC127073872 gene encoding uncharacterized protein LOC127073872 isoform X1 — translated: MDDSEKLTALKKAYADIILNTAKEAAARIMVSERKSTRFQQELAYTKDEALRMVLRLKQMLDSKVKEAELTSLSQQKKIEELEAQLQEAEEIVRDLRAELRETQAELENVTKKHEAHPPVEQNMKDEIAANGSFLQENRLEPSDATVHSEPDLQFESVSVSDTVCPTVNGIENGSTFCVSRDHANSFYIHNPDFASIVIRRKEPELYRNGCTQRIRALERSIFDGNVSVAGDLDNARDETLAGAHEEDKEATVAANGKANIICENEKPDELEVVKEGADLVKCLPLIKNRRFRKRKTHLSRLHSHRLKETTKESYLSANGKANIICENEKPDELEVVKEGADLVKCLPLIKNRRFRKRKTHLSRLHSDQLKETTKESYLSAAKDSPHVLDDNDTSKVNSSIAHENEARKNLMSHVAEAPTDATATVEQPDKLQVVKAGGDLIKDLVHRKRKRFRIRRTRRSRLHSDLVKEANKESNLTRAKDSDHVLGNNNNDSSTVNSSVAHENEAQKDLMSPFAKAPKDATTAVERLGSHTNTEKGEIFLKGCSSKNKIEDDKESLDKSDLTRQESLSTESIKVPSCTDVVEVAGDGSPDKMDSKVSNKDEKVSSRFENDKLLKYTFQRKRKKGSVSSGDVGCSPDNSSSKKICGEKQNGHAEPQKSCTMTESSRESRRLAQVARQLISLSEKKWWQ
- the LOC127073872 gene encoding uncharacterized protein LOC127073872 isoform X2, which produces MVSERKSTRFQQELAYTKDEALRMVLRLKQMLDSKVKEAELTSLSQQKKIEELEAQLQEAEEIVRDLRAELRETQAELENVTKKHEAHPPVEQNMKDEIAANGSFLQENRLEPSDATVHSEPDLQFESVSVSDTVCPTVNGIENGSTFCVSRDHANSFYIHNPDFASIVIRRKEPELYRNGCTQRIRALERSIFDGNVSVAGDLDNARDETLAGAHEEDKEATVAANGKANIICENEKPDELEVVKEGADLVKCLPLIKNRRFRKRKTHLSRLHSHRLKETTKESYLSANGKANIICENEKPDELEVVKEGADLVKCLPLIKNRRFRKRKTHLSRLHSDQLKETTKESYLSAAKDSPHVLDDNDTSKVNSSIAHENEARKNLMSHVAEAPTDATATVEQPDKLQVVKAGGDLIKDLVHRKRKRFRIRRTRRSRLHSDLVKEANKESNLTRAKDSDHVLGNNNNDSSTVNSSVAHENEAQKDLMSPFAKAPKDATTAVERLGSHTNTEKGEIFLKGCSSKNKIEDDKESLDKSDLTRQESLSTESIKVPSCTDVVEVAGDGSPDKMDSKVSNKDEKVSSRFENDKLLKYTFQRKRKKGSVSSGDVGCSPDNSSSKKICGEKQNGHAEPQKSCTMTESSRESRRLAQVARQLISLSEKKWWQ
- the LOC127073872 gene encoding uncharacterized protein LOC127073872 isoform X3, translated to MDDSEKLTALKKAYADIILNTAKEAAARIMVSERKSTRFQQELAYTKDEALRMVLRLKQMLDSKVKEAELTSLSQQKKIEELEAQLQEAEEIVRDLRAELRETQAELENVTKKHEAHPPVEQNMKDEIAANGSFLQENRLEPSDATVHSEPDLQFESVSVSDTVCPTVNGIENGSTFCVSRDHANSFYIHNPDFASIVIRRKEPELYRNGCTQRIRALERSIFDGNVSVAGDLDNARDETLAGAHEEDKEATVAANGKANIICENEKPDELEVVKEGADLVKCLPLIKNRRFRKRKTHLSRLHSDQLKETTKESYLSAAKDSPHVLDDNDTSKVNSSIAHENEARKNLMSHVAEAPTDATATVEQPDKLQVVKAGGDLIKDLVHRKRKRFRIRRTRRSRLHSDLVKEANKESNLTRAKDSDHVLGNNNNDSSTVNSSVAHENEAQKDLMSPFAKAPKDATTAVERLGSHTNTEKGEIFLKGCSSKNKIEDDKESLDKSDLTRQESLSTESIKVPSCTDVVEVAGDGSPDKMDSKVSNKDEKVSSRFENDKLLKYTFQRKRKKGSVSSGDVGCSPDNSSSKKICGEKQNGHAEPQKSCTMTESSRESRRLAQVARQLISLSEKKWWQ